One segment of Maridesulfovibrio ferrireducens DNA contains the following:
- a CDS encoding carbohydrate kinase family protein encodes MQILVSGSIAYDRIMSFPGSFSDHIIPEKIHMLNISLLVDGLDEKFGGTAGNIAYALSLFSEKPVILGTVGKDFDVYEQWLTKHGVALDGVKRIDSDFTAGAYITTDKSNNQITWFNLGAMKYSCDYDFSAVDTENTLAIVSPGNLDDMQNFPETYRQKGISFIFDPGQNIPAFSGEQLLGMIKGCKILVANDYELEMIMKSTEKTRAELMELCESIIVTLGEKGCLVVEKDGETAVPAAKASVVEDPTGAGDAFRAGLIKGLSLGKTLVESAHIGAVSAVYCVEKLGTQEHSYTEDEFWARYKSSFGEI; translated from the coding sequence ATGCAGATTTTAGTTTCCGGTTCAATTGCTTATGACAGAATTATGAGTTTTCCAGGTAGTTTTTCTGACCATATTATTCCTGAAAAAATCCACATGTTGAATATAAGTTTGCTTGTAGACGGACTTGATGAAAAGTTCGGTGGAACCGCTGGGAATATAGCATACGCACTGTCTTTGTTCAGTGAAAAGCCTGTTATTCTTGGAACTGTAGGTAAAGATTTTGACGTTTATGAGCAGTGGCTTACCAAACATGGTGTTGCACTTGACGGCGTAAAGCGTATTGACTCAGATTTTACCGCAGGTGCTTATATTACTACCGATAAGTCTAATAACCAGATCACATGGTTTAACCTCGGGGCCATGAAATATTCTTGCGATTACGATTTTTCAGCAGTTGATACTGAAAACACTCTCGCAATTGTTTCGCCGGGTAACCTTGATGATATGCAGAATTTCCCTGAAACATATAGACAGAAGGGCATTTCTTTTATTTTTGATCCGGGCCAAAATATCCCTGCATTCAGCGGTGAGCAGCTTCTCGGCATGATCAAAGGTTGTAAAATTCTCGTAGCTAATGACTACGAGCTTGAAATGATCATGAAATCTACCGAAAAAACCAGAGCCGAGTTAATGGAACTTTGTGAGTCCATCATCGTTACTCTCGGTGAAAAGGGATGTCTTGTTGTTGAAAAAGACGGCGAAACAGCTGTGCCTGCTGCCAAGGCAAGCGTAGTTGAAGATCCTACCGGAGCAGGAGATGCTTTCAGAGCAGGCCTGATCAAAGGGTTGTCTCTTGGAAAAACTCTGGTTGAATCTGCTCATATCGGCGCTGTCAGTGCTGTCTATTGCGTTGAAAAGCTTGGAACTCAGGAACATTCTTATACTGAGGATGAATTCTGGGCTCGTTACAAATCCAGTTTCGGAGAAATTTAG
- a CDS encoding phosphotransferase family protein: MVELTAGMIEKYLKEAFGTETSLVDYGDIGSLDKQGMKKFGYGKPLLVRFKVKGKIQETVISVMKGDNYGHQFYWDRAAVLMFQYETSGKLKRHVKPMGLGYVDKSGKMIPLQEPEEFFILNKKLEGYDYFQDLDRIRKGGFLDADNDRAGELADWLADIHSLKKDDSHLYTRRVRDLIGSSECIMGLVDEAYSHPCEYFSRDRFINLEKRLIDWRWKLSHYTHRLCAVHGDFHPWNVLVGGPDGFSVLDRSRGEWGEAAGDLCCMASNYILFGLYEGNLFSEKFRKMYMTYFERYLERTGDMEILEVIAPFFVFRGLVIASPVWYPDHPETVRSSLLRFIENVLEEEVFDYAGFERYMR; this comes from the coding sequence GTGGTTGAATTAACTGCCGGTATGATTGAAAAATATCTGAAAGAGGCTTTCGGTACCGAAACGTCCCTTGTTGATTATGGTGACATAGGCTCACTTGATAAACAGGGTATGAAAAAATTCGGCTACGGGAAGCCTCTTCTTGTTCGTTTCAAAGTGAAAGGTAAAATTCAAGAAACCGTAATTTCCGTTATGAAGGGCGATAATTACGGGCACCAGTTTTACTGGGATCGCGCTGCTGTTTTAATGTTTCAATATGAAACGTCAGGAAAGCTTAAGCGGCATGTAAAACCTATGGGGCTGGGTTATGTTGATAAATCCGGTAAAATGATTCCTCTACAGGAGCCGGAAGAGTTTTTTATTTTAAATAAAAAGCTTGAAGGGTATGATTATTTTCAGGATCTTGACCGTATTCGCAAGGGCGGATTTTTAGATGCGGATAATGATCGTGCAGGTGAATTGGCAGATTGGCTGGCAGATATTCATTCTTTAAAAAAAGATGATTCACATCTTTATACGCGAAGAGTCAGAGATCTTATCGGAAGCAGTGAGTGTATTATGGGACTTGTGGATGAGGCGTACAGTCATCCATGTGAATATTTCTCGCGGGATAGATTTATAAACCTTGAAAAGCGGCTTATAGACTGGAGATGGAAGCTTTCGCATTATACACACAGGCTTTGTGCTGTTCATGGGGATTTTCATCCTTGGAATGTGCTTGTCGGTGGCCCAGACGGGTTCAGCGTTTTGGATAGAAGTCGCGGAGAATGGGGAGAGGCCGCCGGAGATCTTTGCTGCATGGCGTCAAATTATATTCTTTTTGGTTTGTACGAAGGTAATTTATTCTCTGAAAAGTTCAGAAAGATGTATATGACCTATTTTGAGCGATATCTTGAGAGAACCGGAGATATGGAAATTTTGGAAGTTATAGCTCCGTTTTTCGTTTTCAGGGGGCTGGTGATAGCTTCTCCGGTGTGGTATCCAGATCACCCTGAAACGGTAAGATCTTCGCTTTTAAGATTTATCGAGAATGTGCTTGAGGAGGAGGTTTTTGATTATGCCGGATTCGAAAGGTATATGCGTTAA
- a CDS encoding adenylyl-sulfate kinase has product MPDSKGICVNKNWAVWFTGLPGCGKSTIADGVLNKMREEGFNPVLLRLDERRKLYIPNPEYTHDERRRVYSLFVQDAISIMQSGRCVIMDGTGNELCFRKEARDQIEFFAEVHLKCPVNIAMKREAGRQQGLVMAGLYEKALERQKTGKVFKELGEVIGIDVKFETDLDAECTIETEDKNPEQVLQNVISCLQKWRNLNGVC; this is encoded by the coding sequence ATGCCGGATTCGAAAGGTATATGCGTTAATAAAAATTGGGCGGTTTGGTTTACAGGTCTTCCCGGCTGCGGAAAAAGTACCATTGCTGACGGTGTATTAAATAAAATGCGAGAAGAAGGCTTTAATCCTGTCCTTTTGAGATTGGACGAAAGGCGTAAGCTGTATATTCCTAATCCCGAGTATACACATGATGAGCGGAGAAGAGTGTACAGTCTTTTTGTGCAGGACGCGATTTCCATTATGCAGTCCGGGCGATGCGTTATTATGGACGGTACAGGGAATGAGCTTTGCTTTCGTAAAGAAGCCCGTGATCAAATAGAATTTTTTGCCGAGGTCCATCTGAAATGTCCGGTTAATATTGCCATGAAGCGTGAAGCCGGAAGACAGCAGGGGCTGGTTATGGCCGGACTCTATGAAAAAGCTTTGGAACGGCAGAAAACCGGAAAAGTTTTTAAGGAACTCGGGGAGGTTATCGGTATTGACGTGAAGTTTGAAACAGATCTTGATGCGGAATGTACAATCGAGACAGAAGATAAAAACCCGGAGCAGGTTCTTCAGAATGTTATTTCCTGTTTGCAAAAATGGCGAAACCTGAACGGGGTATGCTGA
- a CDS encoding nuclear transport factor 2 family protein — protein sequence MKKISFILISALLLMSVAAFAFASDETEAVRDRIKDVLFEYKDAYNLRDFDAVKALYTSDALIMSFPCNSKEELFFDKFSEDLPRCSSYWVNQAFKLRLFKITSFELSGKKCTARVLWDYRDNSERGKFTPTFEFVLDGNQWKIAKEVYGRNPS from the coding sequence GTGAAGAAAATTTCATTTATTTTAATTTCGGCCTTATTGTTGATGTCCGTTGCCGCTTTTGCTTTTGCCTCTGATGAAACAGAGGCTGTCCGCGACAGAATCAAGGATGTTCTTTTTGAATATAAAGACGCATATAATCTCAGAGATTTTGATGCTGTTAAAGCTCTTTATACCAGTGATGCATTAATTATGTCATTTCCGTGTAACTCTAAAGAAGAGTTGTTTTTTGATAAGTTCAGTGAAGATCTTCCCCGTTGCTCTTCATATTGGGTTAATCAGGCATTTAAGCTTAGATTGTTTAAGATTACATCGTTTGAATTGTCCGGTAAAAAATGTACAGCCAGAGTTCTTTGGGATTATCGCGACAACAGTGAACGCGGTAAATTTACCCCGACTTTTGAATTTGTACTCGATGGCAATCAGTGGAAAATAGCTAAAGAGGTTTACGGACGCAATCCTTCCTGA
- the miaB gene encoding tRNA (N6-isopentenyl adenosine(37)-C2)-methylthiotransferase MiaB — MKFNVLTYGCQMNVHDSDWLIRAMESRGWKAVEESEANIFILNTCSVRDKPEQKVYNVLRRLGYLCTSPGDFVAVGGCVAQQIGEGFLERFPYVRLVFGSDGIVQAPQYLEELAVDHEKRLVLNDFLAQYPEREGGLANPNEELLPPGIGTIPGQAFVNIMQGCDNFCAYCIVPYTRGRQKSRLSSAIIDECRALVKSGVREITLLGQNVNSFGMDKNGSDLSFAQLLYKIAEIEGLERVRFTTSHPKDIAPEVIKAFGELPNLCPHLHLPVQSGSDNILKKMGRKYDRARYLGIVEGLKEVCPEIALTTDIIVGFPGETDEDFEQTMDIMERVRFESSFSFKYSDRPGVAALKMMPKVPEDVAQKRLTRLQERQKHITRECLEELDGNDMIVLLERNSKWQEDGGVAWRGKDPGGRVVNIFIEGIEGHLPLGGKLVKAKIIEAKNHSLVGVKVGDLW; from the coding sequence ATGAAGTTTAATGTACTAACATACGGCTGTCAGATGAACGTCCACGATTCCGATTGGCTTATCCGCGCGATGGAAAGTCGAGGCTGGAAAGCAGTGGAAGAATCAGAAGCAAATATATTTATTTTGAACACGTGTTCTGTAAGGGATAAACCTGAACAGAAAGTATACAATGTTCTTAGGCGGCTCGGGTATTTATGTACATCTCCGGGTGATTTTGTCGCTGTCGGTGGATGTGTTGCTCAGCAGATTGGGGAAGGCTTTCTCGAAAGGTTTCCTTATGTGAGGCTGGTTTTCGGAAGTGACGGTATTGTCCAAGCTCCTCAATATTTGGAGGAATTGGCGGTTGATCACGAAAAGAGACTGGTTTTAAACGATTTTCTAGCGCAATACCCCGAACGTGAAGGCGGGCTTGCAAATCCTAATGAAGAACTTTTGCCTCCCGGAATTGGAACAATTCCCGGACAGGCATTTGTAAACATTATGCAGGGCTGCGATAATTTTTGTGCCTATTGCATTGTTCCTTACACTCGCGGTCGTCAGAAATCGCGTTTGTCTTCGGCAATAATTGATGAATGTCGCGCGCTTGTTAAGTCCGGAGTTCGTGAAATTACCTTGCTGGGGCAAAATGTAAACAGCTTTGGAATGGATAAAAACGGCAGCGACTTAAGCTTTGCGCAGCTGTTATACAAGATTGCTGAAATTGAAGGTTTGGAACGGGTCAGATTTACTACATCTCATCCTAAGGACATCGCCCCCGAAGTCATTAAGGCTTTCGGAGAGTTGCCTAACCTTTGTCCTCACTTACATCTGCCTGTACAGTCCGGTTCAGATAACATATTAAAGAAGATGGGCCGTAAATATGATCGCGCCCGCTATTTGGGCATTGTTGAAGGGCTGAAAGAAGTGTGTCCTGAGATTGCTTTAACAACTGATATCATTGTCGGTTTTCCCGGTGAAACGGATGAAGATTTCGAGCAGACAATGGATATTATGGAACGTGTCAGATTTGAAAGCAGTTTTTCCTTCAAGTATTCTGACCGTCCGGGCGTAGCAGCTTTAAAGATGATGCCTAAAGTTCCTGAGGATGTTGCTCAAAAAAGACTTACTCGCTTGCAGGAAAGGCAAAAGCATATTACTAGAGAATGTCTAGAAGAGTTGGACGGCAATGATATGATCGTTCTGCTGGAAAGAAACAGCAAGTGGCAGGAAGACGGCGGAGTGGCGTGGCGGGGCAAAGATCCCGGCGGACGAGTCGTTAATATCTTTATTGAAGGGATTGAAGGGCATCTTCCGCTTGGCGGTAAGTTGGTTAAAGCCAAGATTATAGAAGCTAAGAATCACTCTCTTGTTGGTGTTAAAGTGGGGGATTTATGGTAG
- a CDS encoding bifunctional nuclease family protein produces MVEMKVYGLAVDNDSDAPVLVLKNEEQEIVLPIWIGAIEAMAISLVLDEVAFPRPMTHDLLLDAIHALGGKVVSVDIVDIEKGTFYAEIIIDSNGEVKAIDSRPSDAIALAVRAGCPVRVSQKVVDIAGTKETESKLVKDTGHSDEFEELSPDDFKYKM; encoded by the coding sequence ATGGTAGAAATGAAGGTTTACGGATTGGCGGTTGATAATGACTCCGACGCTCCGGTACTCGTTCTTAAAAATGAAGAACAGGAAATCGTTCTACCTATCTGGATAGGCGCAATTGAAGCTATGGCTATTTCACTTGTGCTTGATGAAGTGGCTTTCCCTAGGCCTATGACACATGATTTGCTTCTGGATGCAATCCATGCCCTTGGCGGAAAAGTTGTCTCTGTTGATATCGTTGATATTGAAAAGGGAACTTTTTACGCTGAAATCATTATTGACAGTAACGGTGAGGTCAAAGCAATTGATTCCCGCCCATCTGATGCAATAGCTCTTGCAGTAAGAGCCGGATGCCCTGTGCGGGTGTCCCAGAAAGTGGTTGATATTGCCGGAACAAAAGAGACTGAATCGAAACTTGTTAAAGACACTGGTCATAGTGATGAATTTGAAGAGCTTTCGCCTGACGACTTCAAGTATAAAATGTAG
- a CDS encoding histidinol phosphate phosphatase domain-containing protein — protein sequence MIDFHTHTVFSDGELIPAELARRARIAGYRALAMTDHADSSNIEIILENIHRFAKKHGHFFDIDVFSGVELTHVPPGLIGEMVDQARDLGAQLVVVHGETIVEPVAEGTNLSAIEAKVDILAHPGLITEVEVKLAAEYGVHLEITTRKGHSLTNGHVAALARKFGAKLVINNDAHAPGDLVSRELRRKIALGAGMTPQEYEQSEENSRQLVQQMMKRGS from the coding sequence ATGATAGATTTTCATACACATACAGTATTCAGTGACGGTGAATTGATTCCCGCGGAGCTGGCTCGCAGGGCTAGAATTGCGGGGTATCGTGCGCTTGCTATGACCGATCATGCCGATTCCAGTAATATTGAGATCATTCTTGAAAATATTCACCGTTTCGCCAAGAAGCACGGTCACTTTTTTGATATAGATGTTTTCAGCGGCGTGGAGCTTACTCACGTTCCTCCCGGATTGATTGGTGAAATGGTTGATCAGGCGAGAGATCTGGGCGCGCAGCTAGTTGTTGTTCACGGTGAAACAATAGTTGAACCTGTTGCAGAAGGAACGAATCTTTCAGCGATTGAAGCGAAGGTTGATATTCTTGCTCATCCGGGTCTGATTACTGAAGTAGAAGTTAAACTTGCAGCAGAATACGGTGTCCATCTCGAAATCACTACCCGTAAAGGACACAGTCTAACTAATGGTCATGTTGCAGCGTTAGCACGCAAGTTCGGTGCAAAGCTTGTAATTAACAATGACGCACACGCGCCGGGCGATTTAGTCAGCCGTGAACTGCGTCGTAAGATTGCACTTGGTGCAGGTATGACTCCGCAGGAATATGAACAATCTGAAGAAAATTCCCGCCAGCTTGTACAGCAGATGATGAAGCGCGGTAGCTAA
- a CDS encoding SIR2 family NAD-dependent protein deacylase, whose amino-acid sequence MSSEQIKLDRTALENAIKLIANARCAVAMTGAGFSVASGIPDFRSPGGIWSKHDPEKVASIRALKSDPVTVWKFLLELVRMTQKCEPNPAHFALSELETSGNIKGVITQNIDGLHQRAGSVNVIEFHGNCSHFFCSECFAVYEAKDVFKFDAKKLPIKCAECSGIVRPDLVFYGEQIPPQAYQDAFDLADQADLVLVAGTSGEVVPASLIPPRIKSNGGKIIEINKVPSAYHAMSDVFIKGAVEDVLPVIVQNIIK is encoded by the coding sequence ATGTCGTCTGAGCAGATTAAATTAGACCGGACTGCATTGGAAAATGCTATCAAGTTGATTGCGAATGCGCGATGCGCTGTGGCAATGACAGGTGCGGGATTCTCTGTAGCAAGCGGTATTCCTGATTTTCGTAGTCCCGGCGGTATCTGGTCCAAGCATGATCCTGAAAAAGTAGCATCAATCAGAGCCTTGAAGTCTGACCCTGTAACGGTTTGGAAATTCCTTTTGGAACTTGTTCGCATGACTCAGAAATGCGAACCTAATCCAGCACATTTTGCCTTATCTGAGCTTGAAACCTCGGGGAATATTAAAGGCGTTATTACACAAAATATCGATGGTCTGCATCAGCGGGCAGGTTCTGTTAATGTCATAGAATTTCACGGCAATTGCAGTCATTTTTTCTGTTCAGAGTGTTTCGCAGTTTATGAGGCGAAAGACGTCTTTAAATTTGATGCTAAAAAACTTCCGATCAAATGCGCGGAATGTTCAGGGATTGTTCGTCCAGATCTTGTTTTTTACGGTGAACAGATTCCGCCGCAGGCATATCAAGACGCTTTTGATTTAGCTGATCAGGCTGATCTTGTACTTGTTGCCGGAACCTCCGGTGAAGTTGTTCCAGCAAGCTTAATTCCGCCTCGAATTAAGAGTAACGGTGGAAAGATAATAGAAATTAATAAGGTTCCATCCGCTTATCACGCGATGAGTGATGTTTTTATTAAAGGTGCTGTTGAAGATGTTTTGCCTGTAATAGTGCAGAATATAATTAAATAA
- a CDS encoding MotA/TolQ/ExbB proton channel family protein, with protein MDFLPQGGIFAMLGSASIVVKVVLCLLAGMSLWSWTIIFWKLISLGKARSLVLKGNQIMEDADSLSSGLTAINKTKSSPLNRIGAAAVKEYRILEKSAVSPSHKRRLIKDTLRRILRQRVSSEMKRLSTSLSFLATCANGAPFIGLFGTVWGIMNSFHAIGTAKSAALSAVAPGISEALVATAIGLVVAIPATISYNFFLGVLGGIETEMVNFAGVFLNRVEREVSWVEPASKHGGDSEDDSSAEV; from the coding sequence ATGGATTTTTTACCTCAGGGCGGAATTTTCGCCATGCTCGGGTCCGCTTCAATCGTGGTAAAAGTGGTACTTTGTCTCCTTGCAGGCATGTCTCTCTGGAGCTGGACAATTATTTTTTGGAAACTTATTTCTCTTGGCAAAGCAAGGTCTCTTGTTCTTAAAGGAAATCAAATTATGGAAGATGCAGATTCGTTGTCTTCCGGTTTGACGGCAATTAATAAAACAAAATCATCTCCGTTGAACCGTATCGGTGCCGCAGCGGTTAAAGAGTACCGTATTCTTGAAAAATCCGCAGTCAGTCCGAGTCATAAACGTAGGTTGATTAAAGATACTTTGCGCAGAATTTTGAGGCAGAGAGTCAGTTCAGAAATGAAAAGATTGTCAACCTCTCTTTCCTTTCTCGCTACTTGCGCAAACGGCGCCCCGTTTATCGGTCTTTTCGGCACTGTCTGGGGAATTATGAATTCCTTTCATGCCATCGGAACAGCAAAGTCCGCAGCTCTTTCAGCGGTTGCTCCCGGTATTTCTGAAGCTCTGGTTGCTACAGCAATTGGTCTTGTTGTCGCGATACCGGCAACAATATCTTATAACTTTTTCCTTGGAGTTCTCGGCGGAATTGAGACTGAAATGGTCAATTTTGCAGGAGTTTTCCTTAATAGAGTCGAAAGAGAAGTTTCATGGGTTGAGCCTGCATCCAAACATGGTGGCGATAGCGAAGATGATTCTTCCGCAGAGGTGTAG
- the tolR gene encoding protein TolR produces the protein MGMYTNNRGMLAEINVTPFVDVMLVLLIIFMVTAPLMTQGVEVDLPQTRTVRSLPQDNEHLVLSINDKGEIFLDEYKVDFNELQGHLEKLVKKQNKMLFLRADKSVPYGEVVRVMGEIKAAGIDRMGVVAEPAEQKRKK, from the coding sequence ATGGGAATGTACACTAACAACCGGGGAATGCTGGCTGAAATAAACGTTACTCCCTTTGTTGATGTTATGCTGGTGCTCCTGATCATTTTTATGGTTACAGCCCCGTTAATGACTCAGGGCGTTGAAGTTGATTTACCGCAAACCCGCACAGTCCGTTCCCTTCCGCAGGATAATGAGCACCTTGTTTTATCGATAAATGATAAAGGTGAGATATTCCTTGATGAATATAAAGTAGATTTTAATGAATTGCAGGGGCATCTTGAAAAACTGGTGAAGAAGCAGAATAAAATGCTTTTTCTAAGGGCTGATAAAAGTGTTCCTTACGGTGAAGTTGTCCGCGTTATGGGCGAGATTAAAGCTGCGGGTATAGACAGAATGGGAGTTGTGGCTGAACCGGCAGAACAGAAGCGTAAAAAATAA
- a CDS encoding cell envelope integrity protein TolA → MRIIGLLISLLLHAGIIILAMTWSVSSPVKISLDMPVYQVDLVSLAPAPQAPKVATAPVSKPSAHLSKPDAIPLPEDAALKKIPKAPANPVKAPESKPIPKPIAKPVPKPEPKVEKISPKKIKTTNPPKKKVAKPEVKKQEKKVAPVKKTPKKKEVPKKPVKPKMTAEEALAADLASIGQLVEKKEKAKQRAVAKDLASLTGTAQSTAVQASAGGTAGASGLVQVYGAIVMQEVKKHWRYPVFGQKDNLSARVQVSLKASGEITDIKLLDSSGNVDFDDSVLTALRDTEVLPEPPGSSIRTIIVNFNLHDLDQ, encoded by the coding sequence ATGAGAATTATCGGTCTCTTAATCTCATTACTGCTACACGCGGGTATAATAATTCTGGCTATGACATGGTCGGTTTCTTCGCCTGTGAAAATTTCTCTTGATATGCCTGTTTATCAGGTTGACCTTGTTTCTCTTGCTCCAGCTCCTCAGGCTCCTAAAGTTGCAACTGCTCCGGTCAGTAAACCTTCTGCACATCTTTCAAAGCCTGACGCGATTCCTCTTCCTGAAGATGCTGCTCTTAAAAAGATACCCAAGGCTCCGGCAAATCCAGTAAAAGCTCCTGAATCAAAACCGATTCCGAAACCGATAGCCAAACCTGTACCTAAGCCGGAACCTAAAGTTGAAAAAATTTCTCCAAAGAAAATAAAAACGACCAATCCTCCTAAAAAGAAAGTTGCGAAACCTGAAGTTAAAAAGCAGGAGAAGAAGGTTGCTCCGGTTAAGAAGACTCCGAAAAAGAAAGAGGTTCCTAAAAAGCCGGTCAAGCCAAAAATGACGGCTGAAGAAGCTTTGGCTGCGGACCTTGCTTCAATTGGGCAGTTGGTGGAAAAGAAAGAAAAGGCGAAGCAGCGGGCTGTTGCTAAGGATTTAGCTTCTCTTACAGGCACAGCTCAATCAACGGCTGTGCAGGCTTCTGCTGGCGGGACAGCCGGGGCGTCCGGTCTTGTTCAGGTTTACGGAGCCATTGTAATGCAGGAAGTTAAAAAGCATTGGCGATATCCGGTTTTCGGACAGAAAGATAATTTATCTGCGCGCGTACAAGTTTCATTAAAAGCTTCAGGCGAAATCACTGATATTAAACTTCTTGATTCTTCGGGAAATGTAGATTTTGATGATTCAGTTTTGACTGCTTTGAGAGACACCGAGGTTCTACCTGAACCACCGGGAAGTTCAATTCGAACTATCATTGTTAACTTTAACCTGCATGACCTTGATCAGTAG
- a CDS encoding PD40 domain-containing protein, translating into MSKRNYSYLQTGVVVFVAALMLFVFSAVNAKAVDTLSVDIYGPGQRKINIILLPPQTLPEGKYSGAKGNNLPLPAEAGTFEGDIQKNLSYLPFLNFVPLSSILGGNPAHGVTPGDVDLKPLRLSKVDLVLTTGWEIQPNDEKVLKIRVIGTYNGRTILGKQYSRVTEEMLPLIADKFSSYLMKILTGRDGFFDSKIAFVRKTGKNKEIFTVSPQGRNLRQLSSLGGVNLSPNWAPDGKKLVFTRLGSRQHLLCIWDKSTGKIDQKAFPGNTVIGPAFLPDGNLAVTLTMNGDSDIFLVNGNYKPQKALAKSWAIEVSPDFDRTGSKMVFTSGRFGNPHIFILDMATGQVDRVTRKGKYNTNPTISPDGRFVAFSRQTPLGHRIFVHDMNSGQERQLTFGPGNDEDPAFGPDGYFLAFSSSRSGDYKIYLTTRHGDSAMEVPTGVGIATAPAWGKADKS; encoded by the coding sequence ATGAGCAAAAGAAATTATTCTTATTTGCAGACTGGTGTCGTTGTTTTTGTCGCGGCATTAATGCTTTTCGTTTTTTCTGCGGTTAATGCCAAAGCCGTAGATACCCTTTCTGTGGATATCTACGGGCCGGGACAACGTAAAATTAATATTATTCTGCTGCCTCCGCAAACTTTGCCGGAAGGCAAGTATAGTGGAGCAAAAGGCAATAATTTGCCTTTACCGGCTGAAGCTGGAACCTTTGAGGGAGATATTCAGAAGAATCTGTCATATCTCCCTTTTTTAAATTTTGTACCGCTTTCCAGTATTTTGGGAGGTAATCCTGCTCACGGAGTAACTCCCGGAGACGTTGATCTAAAACCTCTTCGTCTTTCAAAGGTGGATCTTGTTTTGACAACAGGATGGGAAATTCAGCCTAATGATGAAAAAGTCCTTAAAATTAGAGTTATCGGAACGTATAATGGGCGTACAATTTTAGGGAAGCAGTATTCAAGAGTGACTGAAGAGATGCTTCCGCTGATTGCGGATAAGTTCAGTTCTTATTTGATGAAAATACTGACCGGACGTGATGGCTTTTTTGATTCGAAGATAGCTTTTGTGAGGAAGACTGGAAAAAATAAAGAAATTTTTACGGTAAGTCCGCAAGGTAGAAATCTTCGCCAGCTCAGTTCCTTGGGAGGTGTAAACCTTAGTCCCAACTGGGCGCCGGACGGCAAGAAACTTGTATTCACAAGGCTTGGTTCAAGGCAGCACTTACTTTGTATATGGGATAAGAGTACTGGAAAGATTGATCAAAAAGCTTTTCCCGGAAATACAGTTATCGGGCCGGCTTTTTTGCCTGATGGAAATTTGGCGGTAACTCTGACCATGAACGGGGATTCGGATATTTTTCTGGTCAACGGCAATTATAAGCCTCAAAAAGCTTTAGCAAAAAGCTGGGCGATTGAAGTTTCTCCCGATTTTGACCGAACTGGAAGTAAGATGGTTTTTACTTCGGGAAGATTCGGTAATCCGCATATTTTCATTTTGGATATGGCGACAGGGCAGGTTGACCGCGTAACGCGTAAAGGAAAGTACAACACTAATCCGACAATCAGTCCTGATGGACGGTTTGTAGCTTTTTCGCGTCAGACTCCTTTGGGACACAGGATTTTTGTTCATGATATGAATTCCGGGCAGGAGAGACAGTTAACATTCGGGCCCGGTAATGATGAAGATCCTGCATTTGGTCCTGATGGATATTTCTTAGCTTTTTCATCAAGCAGGAGTGGAGATTATAAAATCTATTTGACCACCCGTCATGGTGATTCTGCTATGGAGGTTCCGACTGGAGTCGGCATTGCTACTGCTCCTGCATGGGGTAAGGCTGATAAATCATAG
- the pal gene encoding peptidoglycan-associated lipoprotein Pal: MKARAIILCMAFMLIVSLGAGCSKKRVESSTASPAVEERMNDQQENERLRQEEAARQEREKELQEQALEDERQAAEVKKEFEVAVVELGNIVHFDFDSFEIKQEYRPLLQSKAELLKKFSNVTIVIEGFCDERGTAEYNLALGERRARAAYEFLILLGVAPERLSIVSFGEENPIDPAHNETAWEMNRRAQFRLAY, translated from the coding sequence ATGAAAGCTAGAGCTATAATTTTGTGTATGGCGTTCATGTTGATCGTCAGTTTGGGTGCCGGGTGTTCTAAGAAGCGTGTTGAGTCTTCAACTGCATCTCCTGCTGTTGAGGAAAGAATGAATGACCAGCAGGAAAACGAAAGACTCAGACAGGAAGAGGCGGCTAGGCAGGAAAGAGAAAAAGAACTTCAGGAGCAGGCTCTTGAAGATGAGCGTCAGGCTGCTGAAGTTAAAAAAGAATTTGAAGTCGCGGTTGTTGAGTTGGGAAATATAGTTCATTTTGATTTTGATTCTTTTGAAATCAAACAAGAATATCGTCCTTTACTACAGTCTAAGGCTGAATTGCTAAAGAAATTTTCCAATGTAACAATTGTTATTGAAGGGTTCTGCGATGAACGCGGAACGGCAGAATACAATCTTGCATTGGGTGAGCGTCGTGCGCGCGCTGCTTATGAATTTTTGATTTTGCTTGGAGTAGCTCCCGAAAGACTTAGCATTGTAAGTTTCGGAGAAGAAAATCCCATTGATCCTGCTCATAATGAGACAGCTTGGGAAATGAACCGCAGGGCTCAATTCAGATTGGCTTACTAG